The Pedosphaera parvula Ellin514 genome window below encodes:
- a CDS encoding MFS transporter: MSSRPPHPVLIALLAITAGITVANIYYCQPILGAIAGTFHVNYGAAARVATCTQLGYALGLLLLVPLGDIFERRRLIVTFTAASALVLVAVGNVPGLPLLVPLSLLLGTISITPQLVVPYSAGLVPAENRGRVVGIVMSGLLIGILLSRTLSGFLNTLVGWRAVYFISAGIVFALAILLVCVLPKQCPEEQRNLHYGQLLASLLHLIRTEPILRRHALIGAFSFAGFSAFWTTLAFHLESLPGKYGSSTVGMFGLFGAAGALAAPLAGRLADRYEARLVNGAALLLIILSFAVMGFAGTSLVTLAIGVILMDAGVQGSHISNQTRIYALHPALRNRLNSVYMFTYFLGGSLGSAIGSWAWTHFRWPGVCAVSALSATLGLITLFTLHPAKPLPKTKASL, translated from the coding sequence GTGTCTTCACGCCCCCCTCATCCCGTCTTGATTGCCCTGCTCGCCATCACCGCCGGCATCACTGTCGCAAACATCTATTACTGCCAGCCCATCCTCGGTGCCATCGCTGGAACTTTCCATGTCAACTACGGTGCCGCTGCCCGGGTCGCCACCTGCACTCAACTCGGCTATGCCCTTGGACTTCTACTGCTGGTTCCCCTGGGCGATATCTTCGAACGTCGTCGTCTTATCGTGACCTTCACTGCCGCCTCAGCCCTGGTGCTTGTTGCCGTTGGTAATGTCCCCGGCCTGCCCCTTTTGGTTCCGCTCAGCCTGTTGCTTGGCACCATCAGTATCACTCCTCAACTCGTTGTCCCCTACTCCGCAGGTCTGGTGCCGGCGGAAAACCGTGGGCGCGTCGTCGGCATCGTCATGAGTGGACTGCTTATCGGCATTCTCCTGTCACGCACGCTCAGCGGATTCCTCAACACGCTGGTCGGTTGGCGCGCTGTTTATTTCATCAGCGCCGGAATTGTTTTCGCTCTTGCCATCTTGCTGGTCTGCGTTCTGCCCAAACAATGTCCCGAGGAACAACGCAACCTCCATTACGGACAATTGCTCGCCTCCCTGCTCCACCTCATTCGCACCGAGCCCATCCTCCGCCGGCACGCCCTCATCGGCGCATTCAGCTTCGCCGGCTTCAGCGCTTTCTGGACCACCCTCGCCTTCCATCTCGAAAGTCTCCCCGGCAAATACGGCAGCAGCACCGTAGGCATGTTCGGTTTATTCGGTGCCGCAGGTGCACTCGCCGCTCCTTTGGCCGGACGCCTCGCCGACCGCTACGAAGCCCGCCTCGTCAATGGTGCCGCGCTTCTCCTTATTATTCTCTCCTTCGCCGTCATGGGATTTGCGGGAACCTCTCTCGTCACGCTCGCCATCGGTGTTATTTTGATGGATGCCGGAGTCCAGGGCAGCCACATCTCCAACCAAACCCGCATCTACGCCCTGCACCCCGCGCTGCGCAACCGCCTCAACTCCGTTTACATGTTTACCTATTTCCTTGGCGGCTCGCTCGGCTCTGCCATCGGCTCCTGGGCCTGGACTCATTTCCGCTGGCCCGGCGTCTGCGCCGTCTCCGCCCTCTCCGCCACCCTCGGCCTCATTACCCTCTTCACCCTCCACCCTGCCAAACCGCTCCCGAAAACCAAGGCATCACTCTAA